Part of the candidate division Zixibacteria bacterium HGW-Zixibacteria-1 genome is shown below.
CTTGCTGCCGTACTTTTCTCCGAAAATAGCCATGGCGCCTGATTTCTTGGCCTTCTCCAGGTCATCCTCGACAGTCCCGACATCAAAGCCCTCGAGAATCTTGCTATTGACAATTTCCTCGACCCGCTTGATTTCCTCGGGCGTCATCGGGTTGAAATGAGAGAAGTCGAAGCGCAGTTTGTCGGGACCGACATAGGAGCCAGACTGTTTGACGTGATCGCCCAGCACCTTCCGAAGAGCCGCATGGAGCAGATGCGTTGCAGTATGATTACGCATGATATCCCAGCGGCGCGCGGTGTCAAGATACAGTTTGACCTTCAGTTCACTGATATTTTCCAGATCATCATATTTTTTCTCAATCAACTCGCCGAAATGCACGATGGCCTCATTGTAATTGAACAAATAATCGATTTTCAGCTTGAAGGAGTCGCTTTCAATCGTACCATAATCGGATATCTGGCCGCCGGCATCGACATAAAACGGTGTCCGGTCGGGGATCAACGCCACAATCTTATTGCCGCCTTCATCGAGTTCGAAGATTTCGAGGACATTCGCATCGACTTCGAATTTCTCTCTGATGAATTCGGTTTTAAGTTTATCCGAAGGAATCTTGCCCAGAATTTCACCAAGCATGTACTGGAGCTGCTCTTTCCGGCCGTCGGCAAAATGTGACGCCGTGCGCGATTGCGTTTTCTGCTGATGCATCATCTTTTCGAAACCGGCCATGTCGATTGCAAGACCCTGCTCTTCGGCCATGACACTGGTCAGGTCAACCGGGAATCCATAGGTATCATACAGCTTGAAAACTTCATTGCCCGGAATAGTTTTTCCGCCGCTGCGCTTAATCTTCGCCGTCAGGTTGTCGAAAAGCTCCAATCCGGTATCGAGCGTCCGCCCGAATGATTCCTCTTCCGAGCGGATCACTTTTTCGATATGAGTTTTCTTCTCGGCTATTTCGGGATAGACATCGCCCATCTGCTCCACCAGCGTCGGGACCAGCCGATATATGAACGGCTCATGCTTGTCGAGCCGTCGCCCGTGGCGGGAGGCCCGGCGAAGGATGCGCCGAAGAACATAGCCCTGTTTTTCATTTGACAGGCCGCCGCCGTCGGCAATACAGAAGGTGAGAGCCCGGATATGATCGGCGATCACCCGATGCGACAACCCGCGCTCGTCGGTATGATATTTTTTACCGGTAATTTCGGAAATATGCTCGATCAGTCCCGTAAAGGCATCAGTTTCATAGTTGGATTCGGCGTTCTGCATCATACATGTAATTCGCTCCAGTCCGGAGCCGGTATCGACCGACGGGCGGGGAAGAGGTTCGGTAACGCCATCGGGGCCGGTATTATACTGCATGAAGACCAGATTCCCTATTTCCACATAACGCTCGGTATCGCCGTTGACCCAGTGTTCCGGGCCGGTGCCGTATTTCTCTCCTCGGTCGAAATGAATTTCGCTGCAGGGGCCGTTGGGCCCGGTTTCACCCATGGTCCAGTAATTGTCTTTTTTGTCGAACCGCAGGATTCGTCCGTTTTTCAATTCCGGGGCGATTTTCTCCCACAGCTCAAAAGCCTCGTCATCATCGAGGTAAACGGTTGCATACAGCTTATCCTTGGGCAGTTTGAGATATTTAGTAACCCATTCCCAGTGGTAATAGATGGCTTCTTCCTTGAAGTAGTCACCGAACGAGAAATTGCCCAGCATCTCGAAAAAAGTATGATGCCGGCCGGTGCGGCCGACATTCTCGAGATCATTATGTTTGCCGCCCGCCCGCATACATTTCTGGACCGTGACGGCCCGGGGATATTCAGCCTTCTTTTTGCCGGTAAAAACATCCTTGAACTGATTCATGCCGGCATTGGCAAACATCAAGGTCGGGTCATCGAAAGGAATTACCGGAGAAGAACTGTATTTTTTATGATCCTTGCTTAGAAAGTATTCTATAAAGGATTGTCTGATTTCCGAAGTTTTAATTTTAACTTACCTCTTTTAACATTTGTTCGAATGCATCTTTTGCCGCCCGATAGCCTAT
Proteins encoded:
- a CDS encoding alanine--tRNA ligase, whose amino-acid sequence is MKTSEIRQSFIEYFLSKDHKKYSSSPVIPFDDPTLMFANAGMNQFKDVFTGKKKAEYPRAVTVQKCMRAGGKHNDLENVGRTGRHHTFFEMLGNFSFGDYFKEEAIYYHWEWVTKYLKLPKDKLYATVYLDDDEAFELWEKIAPELKNGRILRFDKKDNYWTMGETGPNGPCSEIHFDRGEKYGTGPEHWVNGDTERYVEIGNLVFMQYNTGPDGVTEPLPRPSVDTGSGLERITCMMQNAESNYETDAFTGLIEHISEITGKKYHTDERGLSHRVIADHIRALTFCIADGGGLSNEKQGYVLRRILRRASRHGRRLDKHEPFIYRLVPTLVEQMGDVYPEIAEKKTHIEKVIRSEEESFGRTLDTGLELFDNLTAKIKRSGGKTIPGNEVFKLYDTYGFPVDLTSVMAEEQGLAIDMAGFEKMMHQQKTQSRTASHFADGRKEQLQYMLGEILGKIPSDKLKTEFIREKFEVDANVLEIFELDEGGNKIVALIPDRTPFYVDAGGQISDYGTIESDSFKLKIDYLFNYNEAIVHFGELIEKKYDDLENISELKVKLYLDTARRWDIMRNHTATHLLHAALRKVLGDHVKQSGSYVGPDKLRFDFSHFNPMTPEEIKRVEEIVNSKILEGFDVGTVEDDLEKAKKSGAMAIFGEKYGSKVRVVSVADFSKELCGGTHVQNVSQIGPFMITLETAVASGIRRIEAVTGREAVAYMLSQKETVDKISKMTNRPIEELSDAVGETQSKLLELQKENKKLKAEKFSGGSVSVGSEEKIDGVSFRHNDFGRVEAEEMAGWIDSGKEANYPLITVAIGLVNGKRTFMSSASAAAGVHVGNLSRDILKELGGRGGGKPNFAQGSIPEDTDADHIFKISADKIRETIEKSSG